A window of Oryza glaberrima chromosome 2, OglaRS2, whole genome shotgun sequence genomic DNA:
AAGAAATTTGATACCCTTGGCTCAAGCCATTTTCATAACAAAGTTTATGGCGCCAAGAAGTGGATAGGGACCACGGAATGTGCTGCCCTTCTCCGCTCTTTTGGTTTGCGTGCAAGGGTTGTAGATTTTGATAGCACGGAATCATCAGGTCCTCACAGTAAGAACGGAAAACATGCACCAAAAAGAGTACAAGGGCCAATGGACAAGTTCTTGATAAAGAATGTTTCTCCAACATCTACATCTTCTGAACTTTGTCGAGAAGATGCTGAAAACATGAGAGGCCAACAGGTTCTTGTCGACTGGATCTGGAACTACTTTGCTAGCAGGCATTCTGATAACTCAGACAGTTCAAGGCGTGTGCTTGTGAGTGATAAAACGTAAGGGATGTTCTCAGAAATGTTCAATCTCACCATCTGAAATGCTTGCAGCTTTCGTAAGTGCATGTTAACACTACGCTTAAGAATGTTGTACACTGACTAATGTGTGTTATTCGCAGCCCATTGTATTTCCAACATCAAGGTCATTCCAGAACCATAGTTGGGATCCAAAAGCAAAATGTTCAACGTGGGAATCAAGATCGATTTACCCTTTTGATTTTGGACCCTGGCCATGTAAGCTGTCGCtactattcatttttttaaaagaaaaaggaaaaagaaatttGTTATAATTCATTCTGTAGTATATCATTAATTTTTGTTCAATtgtgcatattttttattattcaaTCTTCTGTAAACATCCAGAAAATTTGTTCTACATTTCTCTGCCAAATTAAGATATAAACTTTGCTCTAATGGTTTACAGAGAACGTCAGATTTGGAGAGGGCTCTTCGAAGCAAGACAGGATGGCAGCGTCTAGTGAAAAGAGGTGTCCACACTCTTAGGAAGCCACAGTATCAGGTACATCAAATCACCCAAATTTATGAACTTTGAAAGGGTTGTGCAGTTCATACAATTCTGATATGCCTTCGATTTTTCAGTTGTGCTATGTGGATCCTGGAATTGCTAGTTCAGAAGAAATGGAGCAGCTGAAAACTATTGATAGTATCCTGGTCAGGTTCTAGAATGCTGGTGCGTACAATGAGTAATCGTGTCTTACTTTGTCACATGCTAATAGAGGAAAATGATACAGTTTGCTCGCTCATGTATATGAAAAGTCAAAAGATAATCAATGATGTACTTGATGAAAAGTTTATGCAAAATAACAATGGATTTACATACCTGTATTTTGTTGCTTCATACGAATTAGTAATTTTGGCCTACTTATTGACATTCAACATTGGTCGTCTCAATTGTCTTTATCTAATTATGCAAACATTTGTTAAATGGAGGAGACAGGGGAATACATAGACTACAAGGCTTGGGATGCTCTTCCCTGCTTGGAGAAACATGGACCATTGATGCATTGCTGACTGCTGAGCTCTGCGTTGGGTTTTATAATGTATGTATGGCCTGTCATGCTTGTCTCTATAGAGAAGTCCAATAATTTCCTTTTGCTTTGCTCCTACTTATTTAAACATTATCCGGACACTGAGCATTGATGCCCTTAAagtcttattatttttttagctttaTGTATATTATTTCCTTTAGAGTTTTGTTCCATCTATGgttgttctctcttttttagttCCATTGgtttctttcttgtattctaggattatataaattaatttatctaTTCAAGTAGCATGGTGAAAATATTAGAAAATCAGCAACATTAGAACAATTTTGATACAGTATTTCAGCAAATCTAAGAAGTAGGAGTATAAATATGAGAATCAATGAACTTTAAGAAGATAATTGGTAAGCACATATTGTTATTACAATCCTTCACCTCTATTTACATTATTCTTTACTTTTATGTGCATTCAACTGACATTCATGTCAGTATTATTACATGTCTATGTATAACTTCTTAACTTTATTGTTGAATATTCCTTACTGCATCCTGGTTGTTCATGGATCTATATACTGTATGGTTCTGGTAGTTGAAGCTGGCAAAACTGACTACATGAGCATTATGCGTTTACCATGAACCTTACTATGCCAATTCTGGAACTGTTT
This region includes:
- the LOC127762809 gene encoding uncharacterized protein LOC127762809, whose translation is MISSCPICNVQVLTAELQWHANAHFDDDQLQTDMELAHQIALTQSTPNPLLLDTHQECNNLFAGDPHAQEASSSIAGSSSLQGSVLDEQVSCLLQAQLRSNVQEIQGGVMNLLRACLESEAGSSTSMISGHVDHYQSLSSEDKGWGCGWRNIQMLSSHLLKQRPEAREALFGGSGFVPDIPSLQRWLEIAWDKKFDTLGSSHFHNKVYGAKKWIGTTECAALLRSFGLRARVVDFDSTESSGPHSKNGKHAPKRVQGPMDKFLIKNVSPTSTSSELCREDAENMRGQQVLVDWIWNYFASRHSDNSDSSRRVLVSDKTPLYFQHQGHSRTIVGIQKQNVQRGNQDRFTLLILDPGHRTSDLERALRSKTGWQRLVKRGVHTLRKPQYQLCYVDPGIASSEEMEQLKTIDSILVRF